In one Fusarium keratoplasticum isolate Fu6.1 chromosome 5, whole genome shotgun sequence genomic region, the following are encoded:
- a CDS encoding DUF2183 domain-containing protein, with the protein MPETEFSPSSFAGDMQLRTRKARNFDKVEHDLPDPRNPALQRVQTAALAAPINISAWLSRLANLNPFGKAVDSGDIVWLFDNTAYRNPDTNEWEAEFVAAVFENEPKCRVADIVSSIAKTLGIAEDAAERDVIEERIIPFLWDIQAARVFWLEHRKKELRLGPTSVNGITTSVMPLERYHKGSVVDATALVPREVRGILDMQTYYAGPEGWGVISDIDDTIKVTMTSDPLGILKSTFVDEPTPVPGMPELYSDLQSLLPRDTPWFYLSASPYNLYPLLRDFRDRYFPQGTLVLRDSSWRTVAGLLSALTMGTEEYKADRMKKVHSWLPKKKMIVIGDSTQSDPEAYGEVYRAFPHWIKMILIRKATDVASFGIEEKNQPERFEKAFKGVPREAWHVFEDPSECRRIVRDVVRKRSW; encoded by the exons ATGCCAGAAACAGAATTCAGCCCGTCCTCGTTTGCAGGCGACATGCAGCTACGAACAAGAAAGGCGCGCAACTTTGACAAGGTCGAGCACGACCTGCCCGACCCTAGAAACCCAGCTTTACAGCGAGTTCAGACCGCGGCGCTCGCTGCTCCCATTAATATCTCGGCATGGCTCTCCCGTCTCGCGAACCTGAACCCTTTTGGCAAGGCTGTCGATAGCGGCGATATTGTCTGGCTCTTTGATAACACGGCGTACCGGAATCCAGACACGAACGAGTGGGAGGCCGAGTTTGTTGCTGCAGTATTCGAGAACGAGCCCAAGTGTCGTGTCGCAGACATTGTATCGAGCATCGCCAAGACGTTGGGTATTGCAGAAGATGCAGCGGAGCGTGATGTCATCGAGGAGAGGATAATTCCGTTCCTATGGGACATTCAAGCCGCGAGAGTATTTTGGCTTGAGCACCGTAAGAAGGAGTTGAGGTTGGGGCCGACGAGCGTCAACGGCATCACGACGAGTGTCATGCCCCTCGAGCGCTATCATAAGGGATCTGTGGTCGATGCGACGGCTCTGGTTCCTAGGGAGGTCAGGGGCATACTTGATATGCAGACTTATTATGCTGGGCCTGAAGGATGGGGCGTCATTTCAG ATATTGACGATACCATCAAAGTCACCATGACAAGCGATCCTCTGGGAATTCTCAAGTCCACCTTTGTCGACGAGCCCACCCCAGTTCCCGGAATGCCTGAGCTCTACTCGGATCTTCAGTCCCTTCTACCCCGCGACACTCCTTGGTTTTATCTTTCCGCTTCGCCCTACAACTTGTATCCATTGTTGCGCGACTTCCGTGATCGTTACTTCCCACAAGGCACACTCGTGCTGAGGGACTCGAGTTGGCGGACTGTCGCGGGATTGTTGtcggcgttgacgatggggaCGGAGGAGTACAAGGCCGATCGCATGAAGAAGGTTCACTCGTGGCtaccgaagaagaagatgattgtGATTGGAGACTCTACGCAATCTGATCCCGAGGCGTACGGCGAGGT ATACCGAGCCTTCCCCCACTGGATCAAGATGATCCTCATCCGCAAGGCCACTGATGTAGCCTCGTTTGGCATCGAAGAGAAGAATCAACCTGAGCGTTTCGAGAAGGCGTTTAAGGGTGTGCCGCGCGAGGCTTGGCATGTCTTTGAGGACCCCAGCGAGTGCCGGCGGATTGTGCGCGATGTCGTTCGCAAGAGGTCGTGGTAG
- a CDS encoding Adenylosuccinate synthetase, producing the protein MTITVVLGAQWGDEGKGKLVDGQCQDAQLCARAAGGSNAGHEVRINGVSYSFHLLPSGLINPKCMNFIGSGVVFHVPSFFSELQELQDKGLVAVHDRILVSDRVNVLLDMHIAVDGLEERELGDLAIGTTKRGIGPCYQTSRARTGIKLTDVFHPELFEQKVRRLADGYQKRFGELFEYDIKAELARFDEYRETLKKYVVDGVSFMRSAQQSNTKIVIEGANALMLDVDYGSYPFVTSSSTTLAGIIGGLTLNPKNITEVVGVVKAYTTRVGSGAFKTEDTEEIGTKLQEIGREWGTSTGRRRRCGWLDLVVVKYSNSINYYDSLNLTKLDILDTFETIKIAIAYKIDGEELDSYPADLDILERAEVVYHEMPGWQKPTTNAKTYYDLPKAARDYVEYIEKFVGVKIKYIGTGPDRDAMIQRA; encoded by the exons ATGACTATCACTGTCGTTCTTGGGGCCCAATGGG GCGACGAAGGC AAAGGCAAACTGGTTGATGGACAGTGCCAAGATGCGCAACTTTGTGCCCGAGCCGCG GGTGGTTCGAATGCCGGACACGAAGTGCG TATAAACGGAGTTTCGTATAG TTTCCACCTCTTGCCCTCTGGGCTTATCAACCCAAAATG CATGAACTTCATCGGTTCGGGTGTAGTCTTCCACGT CCCAAGTTTCTTCAGCGAGCTCCAGGAGCTCCAGGACAAGGGCCTGGTTGCCGTACATGATCGGATTCTTGTTTCTGATAGGGTCAATGTCCTCTTGGACATGCACATTGCAGtggatggtctcgaggagAGGGAACTTGGAG ACTTGGCTATCGGAACAACAAAACGCG GCATTGGCCCCTGCTATCAGACAAGCAGAGCG CGAACTGGCATCAAATTGACCGACGTCTTCCACCCTGAGCTTTTCGAGCAGAAGGTGAGGCGCTTAGCCGATGGCTATCAAAAGCGCTTCGGAGAACTGTTCGAATacgacatcaaggccgagcttgCTCGTTTCGATGAGTACAGGGAGACGCTGAAGAAGTACGTCGTGGACGGCGTGTCCTTCATGAGATCCGCACAGCagagcaacaccaagattGTGATCGAAGGCGCAAAC GCACTGATGCTCGATGTTGATTATGGCTCCTACCCA TTCGTCACTTCGTCAAGTACTACGCTTGCTGGTATTATCGGTGGACTCACACTGAACCCAAAGAACATCACGGAGGTGGTTGGAGTGGTCAAGGCTT ATACCACTCGTGTCGGGTCGGGAGCCTTCAAGACCGAAGATACCGAAGA GATTGGCACCAAGCTCCAGGAGATTGGACGCGAATGG GGAACGTCGACTGGCCGCAGACGCCGATGTGGATG GCTCG ACCTCGTTGTTGTCAAGTACAGTAACTCGATCAACTATTACGACAGCCTGAATCTCACAAAG CTCGATATCTTGGATACTTTCGAAACGATCAAGATCGCCATCGCTTACAAGATCGACGGTGAG GAACTGGACTCTTACCCTGCGGATCTTGACATCCTGGAACGAGCCGAGGTGGTCTACCACGAGATGCCAGGCTGGCAAAAGCCGACCACCAACGCGAAGACCTACTACGATCTCCCCAAGGCGGCCCGCGATTACGTCGAG TACATCGAGAAGTTTGTCGGAGTCAAG ATCAAGTACATCGGCACTGGTCCTGACCGTGACGCCATGATCCAGCGCGCCTGA